The following DNA comes from Castanea sativa cultivar Marrone di Chiusa Pesio chromosome 10, ASM4071231v1.
GCTTCCACTAGGACCTAAAGCTTTTCCAATCATCGGAAACCTTTTAGAACTTGTTGgtcacaaacccaaaaagtcCATGGCTAAACTTGCCAATACACATGGCCCCTTAATGACTCTAAAGCTAGGCCAGAAAACCACAATAGTCATTTCTTCAGCAGACTTGGCGAAAGAAGTTCTCCAACAACATGACCAATTCTTCTGCAACCGTACCATTCCAGAGTCAGTCGTAGCTGGCAATGAGCACGAGTTCAGCTTGCCTTGGCTACCGGTTTCAACCCAATGGAGAAACCTTCGAAGGATTTGCAAGTCCCATTTATTTGCTAATCAGATACTTGATGCAAACCAAAACCTCCGGCGAAAGAAAGTGCAAGCGCTCCTTGCCGATATCCATAATAGCAGTCTAAATGGAGATGCAGTTGATATTGGCAAAGCAGCTTTTAAAACCTCCCTTAATTTGTTATCTAATACCATCTTCTCAGTAGACTTGGCTGACCCCAATTCTGCCACGGGGAGAGAGTTAAGCAAACTCGTCCATAGTATCCTTGAAGTGGGTTCACGTCCAAACTTGGCCGACTATTTTCCTGTGCTTAAGAAGGTTGATCCTCAAGGCATACGGCGCCAGATGACAATTTACTTTGGGAAGATGATAGACCTCTTTAGCAGCATTATTAGCCAACGGTTGCTGCAAAGAAAAACGCTTGGTTCTATCAGAAACAATGACATGTTAGATACCCTTCTTCATATCAGTGAAGAAAGCACAGGGGAGATTGACAAAACTCAAATCGCACATTTGTTTGTGGTAAcaatttctttatattcttcttCAATAACTACaaatttattcatatatttatgcACTTTGTTTTTGGGTAATAATCTATTTACGTACATTTTATTATTGTGGCTTGCGGTTTAGTGAATGGATCCGATGATCTATAATCGCATACTTTTTATGGATCGAATAGGACCTGTTTCTTGCGGGCAATGATACAACTTCGGCCACATTGGAATGGGCAATGGCGGAGCTACTCTACAACCCTGAGGTTTTGTCAAAAGCAAAAGCAGAGCTCAAGCAAATCATTGGCAAAGGAAATGCAATGGTGGAATTTGACATTGATCATTTACCGTACTTACAAGCAATAGTTAAAGAAACCTTTCGGTTACACCCCCCGGTTCCGCTGTTGCTTCCCCGTAAAGCTGAAGCAGATGTAGAAATTCACGGCTTCTCAGTCCCAAAGGGTGCACAAGTGCTTGTAAATATCTGGGCTATTGGCAGGAATGCCAGTATATGGGAAATCCCAAACTCATTTGAGCCAGGGAGGTTCATGGGATCAGAAATTGATGTCAAGGGAAGGAATTTTGAGCTTATTCCATTTGGTGCAGGAAGGAGAATGTGTCCTGGATTAACATTGGCGTTAAGAATGTTACACTTGATGTTGGGTTCGCTTATACACACCTTTGATTGGAAAGTTGAAGGTGGTTTTAAGCCCAAAGATATCTACTTTGAAGAGAAGTTTGGTTTAACCTTACAGAAGGCAAAACCCCTACGAGCTATTCCTATCATGGTGTAACAGTTTTATGTACTCTCCCTCCCCTCCTTCCATCCAAACCAGCCTCCtctaattagtaattattaTTGTCCGTCCTTCTAAGGGCTTAAAATTCAACGTTATTATCATATAAGAAAGCAATGTCTTATCAATAAAAGTGTAATAATTATCAGTTATCCCACCTAACTTCTCTTGCACACACCAACCTCCTTTAAATAGCAATTATTAAAATTCAACGTTATTGTCATTGtcttattcagcaaaaaaataaaatcaacgTTATTGTCATATAAGAGAGCAATATCTATTCAATAGAATTGTAATAATTATCATACCTAACTTCTTGCACATTTTTTGTACATactaacattttcattttatcatTGCACGTCTTTAGTGCGATGGTCATTTCATAAGTATAAgagcttgtagggtgtgggggatAAGGGTCAAGGGtcaaggttcaagtctccagaaaggagctttatacacatatatacttagattatactagagtagaatttctatcttatataaaaataaaaaataaaacaaaaacattttcacgtttcagtgtaaaataaatatcacatttttagatttttaaaccTTGGCATAAACGCACACAATTCTAAAGATTGTTggtataaatttgaaaaataaaaatttattaaataattcaGGAGTATACTCCAACCCCATCTGAGAGAGAGGAAATATACTTCCAGATTATCTAATAAAAATCCATTAAAAAGGATTCTTGaacaatattttgttatttacctttaaataaaaaaggatttgATTGTTTTAGAATCTTCTACGTAGTTAGCCACCGATCAAagttcaaaacaaacaaatgtaCCACCGCACAAGGCCGGCTTAATAGGTGATGCAATTGATGCAATCGCCTAAGGctcccaaataaaaaaaaaaaggcccccacttgtaaaaacaaattatatatataatatatttatctatatattttaattaaaaaaattttaatcacttttattggtcaataaaatgtattaaaaacgTCCCATTGTATCCTAAAATGCAGaagattaaaaaggaaaaaaacaaaaatagtcaaACTTcagctaacaaaattaaattttaggagacaaatttattaactcattcttgaaatatgctaaaatcaaaattaataccagacaaattcattaataatacaACGTAATTAtcttgaaatatgctaaaatagagattataaatttcaaaaacaaaagaaaaatctctcatctctctatctctatgcCTCTCCATCTATATTCctacctttcttttcttcatgttcatcttgattcttgattttttttccataaactcAGCCTAGCTtggaatttttctttgttgattccCTTCAATTCAcagaaaattcaaaactgaAAAGGAGGTAATTTTCTTCCCCTTTTctatgggtctgtttggataccgcttattactgaaaactgaaaacactgtagcaaaataatttttaaaattgtgaatagtgccgtgggatcCATTTTTTAAGTTAGATTTGTTGTTTTCCATACTTGTAGGTCCCATGAACAAGACCCAtggacccactaaaaaaaatgcaagcgCACTTTAATGCGCAAAACACACTTCCCAAATTCCCACTATCTTTCCGAAAATGAAGATGGTGAGTCTACAGTCTGCtatttatttaacttaaattatatattttattagtttattttactgCATAATTGATTGATGGGACACATTTTTAGTCAATGGACAGGCTG
Coding sequences within:
- the LOC142614271 gene encoding geraniol 8-hydroxylase-like, translating into MDYFMSFILCLCLTWTIIQAFYSIARSKVTSKKLPLGPKAFPIIGNLLELVGHKPKKSMAKLANTHGPLMTLKLGQKTTIVISSADLAKEVLQQHDQFFCNRTIPESVVAGNEHEFSLPWLPVSTQWRNLRRICKSHLFANQILDANQNLRRKKVQALLADIHNSSLNGDAVDIGKAAFKTSLNLLSNTIFSVDLADPNSATGRELSKLVHSILEVGSRPNLADYFPVLKKVDPQGIRRQMTIYFGKMIDLFSSIISQRLLQRKTLGSIRNNDMLDTLLHISEESTGEIDKTQIAHLFVDLFLAGNDTTSATLEWAMAELLYNPEVLSKAKAELKQIIGKGNAMVEFDIDHLPYLQAIVKETFRLHPPVPLLLPRKAEADVEIHGFSVPKGAQVLVNIWAIGRNASIWEIPNSFEPGRFMGSEIDVKGRNFELIPFGAGRRMCPGLTLALRMLHLMLGSLIHTFDWKVEGGFKPKDIYFEEKFGLTLQKAKPLRAIPIMV